From the genome of Bacteroides sp. MSB163, one region includes:
- a CDS encoding AMP nucleosidase encodes MKTKQEIVANWLPRYTKRKLEDFGEYILLTNFNKYVDIFAEKFNVPVLGKDANMTSASAEGITIINFGMGSPNAAIIMDLLSAIQPKACLFLGKCGGIDKKNRIGDLILPIAAIRGEGTSNDYFPPEVPALPAFMLQRAVSSSIRDHARDYWTGTVYTTNRRIWEHDEEFKEYLKKTRAMAVDMETATLFSCGFANHIPTGAILLVSDQPMIPEGVKTDKSDNLVTQNYVTEHVEIGIASLRMIIDEKKTVKHLKFDW; translated from the coding sequence ATGAAAACAAAGCAAGAAATCGTAGCTAACTGGCTACCTCGTTACACAAAACGTAAGCTTGAGGACTTTGGAGAGTATATTCTGTTGACCAACTTCAACAAGTATGTAGATATTTTTGCGGAGAAGTTCAACGTGCCCGTTCTTGGTAAGGACGCTAATATGACGTCTGCTTCAGCAGAAGGCATAACCATCATCAACTTTGGTATGGGAAGCCCTAACGCTGCAATTATCATGGATTTACTAAGCGCTATACAGCCCAAAGCCTGCCTGTTCCTGGGCAAGTGCGGTGGTATTGATAAGAAAAACAGAATAGGGGATCTTATCCTTCCTATCGCCGCCATCCGTGGCGAAGGAACTTCTAATGACTACTTCCCGCCCGAAGTACCGGCACTGCCGGCATTTATGTTGCAACGTGCCGTTTCTTCATCCATCCGTGACCATGCCCGCGACTATTGGACAGGTACCGTATACACTACCAACCGCCGTATTTGGGAGCATGACGAGGAATTCAAGGAATATCTGAAGAAAACCCGTGCCATGGCCGTTGATATGGAAACAGCAACTCTGTTCAGTTGCGGTTTCGCCAATCACATCCCAACCGGAGCCATCTTACTGGTTTCTGACCAGCCTATGATTCCTGAAGGAGTAAAAACTGATAAAAGCGATAATCTGGTTACCCAAAATTACGTAACCGAGCACGTTGAAATCGGCATCGCATCCCTGCGTATGATTATCGACGAGAAGAAAACCGTAAAACATCTGAAATTCGACTGGTAA
- a CDS encoding type I restriction enzyme HsdR N-terminal domain-containing protein → MLSLNLPVFDAKVVNREGKPAIFDVIRRRYVALTPEEWVRQHFVHFLLNHKGYPQTLMANEVQVQLNGTKKRCDTVLYRRDLTARMIVEYKAPDIEITQAVFDQITRYNMVLKVDYLVVSNGMQHYCCRMDYERNSYTFLPDIPDYQTL, encoded by the coding sequence ATGTTATCGTTAAACTTACCTGTATTTGATGCTAAAGTCGTGAACCGTGAAGGGAAACCTGCTATTTTCGACGTGATACGACGCCGATATGTAGCACTGACGCCCGAAGAATGGGTACGCCAGCATTTCGTACATTTTCTGCTGAACCATAAAGGATATCCGCAGACATTGATGGCGAACGAGGTACAGGTACAGCTCAACGGAACGAAGAAGCGTTGTGACACAGTGCTTTACCGTCGTGACCTCACGGCACGGATGATTGTGGAGTATAAAGCGCCGGACATAGAGATTACGCAAGCGGTGTTCGACCAGATTACGCGTTACAATATGGTGCTGAAAGTAGATTACCTTGTGGTGAGTAATGGAATGCAACACTATTGCTGCCGGATGGATTATGAGCGGAATAGCTATACTTTTCTTCCGGATATTCCTGATTATCAGACGTTATAG
- a CDS encoding multidrug efflux RND transporter permease subunit, whose product MFSKFFINRPIFATVLALLIVVAGLVTLGILPIAQYPDITPPTVQVSAVYPGANAQTVAQTVGIPIEQQVNGVDGMLYMSSNSSSSGAYSLTITFAVGTDIDMATVQVQNRVSVAQASLPTPVVIQGVTVQKQSSNIVMFLTMTSENKEYDGLYLSNYATLNLTDQLTRVPGVGAVNVMGAGDYSMRIWLDPAALRIRNLSAADVYQAIQSQNVEVSAGTVGQPLPGNPAPGNTNIGNISSGNDAPAYQYSLTVKGRLSSPEEFGNIILRTEAGGRVLRLRDVAHIDLGSASYSVVSRLNGQPTAAIAIYQQPGSNSLDVSKGVKEKMQELSESFPSGIHYSVTLDTTDVIHASVDEVLVTFLETTLLVVLVIFLFLQNWRAVIIPCITIPVSLIGTLAVMALFGFSINTLTLFGLILAVAIVVDDAIVVVENSTRLLDTGQYSARQAVIQAMGEITGPIVGVVLVLLAVFIPTMLVSGISGQLYKQFALTIAASTVLSGFNSLTLTPALCALILQPTKPAQSPLFRGFNFVYDKTQGIYDKTVGWLLRRPAAALLSYAGFTALAVILFIKWPSTFIPEEDDGYFLAVVQLPPASSLERTEAVGREINEILNSYPEVKNYIGISGFSVMGGGEQSNSGTYFVILKNWDERKGREHTAQSVVNRFNAQAYGIQEAEVFAMVPPAIPGLGATGGLQLQVEDRNNLGATEMQHAVETLMATYHTKPALASVSSQYQANVPQYFLNIDRDKVQLMGIPLNSVFTSLGYYMGAAYVNDFVEFGRIYQVKLGARDRAQRIIDDVLKLSVQNASGEMVPFSAFMRVEEQLGMDQINRYNMYSTASVTCNVASGSSSGEAIQQMEALFKEQLGDEFGYEWTSVAYQETQAGTTTTVVFVMALLVAFLVLAAQYESWTSPVAAVIGLPVALLGAMIGCLIMGTPVSIYTQIGIILLVALSAKNGILIVEFARDFRAQGNSIRDAAFQAGHIRLRPILMTSLAFVFGVMPLLFATGAGAESRIALGAAVVFGMALNTLLATVYIPNFYELMQKIQEKLGKKQIEEKTEKV is encoded by the coding sequence ATGTTCTCAAAATTCTTCATAAACCGTCCTATATTTGCTACCGTGCTTGCACTGCTGATCGTGGTGGCGGGACTGGTCACACTGGGCATACTCCCCATTGCGCAGTATCCGGACATTACGCCGCCTACCGTCCAGGTCAGCGCCGTCTACCCGGGTGCCAACGCACAGACAGTGGCCCAAACCGTGGGTATACCCATCGAGCAGCAAGTAAACGGAGTGGACGGCATGCTTTATATGTCCTCCAATTCCTCCTCATCGGGTGCCTATTCGCTCACTATTACTTTTGCCGTCGGAACAGATATCGACATGGCAACCGTACAAGTCCAAAACCGTGTCAGCGTGGCACAGGCTTCATTGCCAACCCCGGTAGTGATACAGGGAGTAACCGTTCAAAAGCAGTCGTCGAACATCGTGATGTTCCTCACCATGACTTCCGAAAACAAGGAGTATGACGGGCTATACCTCAGCAATTACGCCACCCTGAACCTTACCGACCAATTGACGCGCGTACCGGGCGTAGGCGCTGTCAATGTAATGGGAGCGGGAGACTACTCCATGCGTATCTGGCTGGACCCGGCAGCACTGCGTATCCGTAATCTTTCGGCAGCCGATGTCTACCAAGCCATTCAATCACAAAATGTAGAAGTCAGTGCCGGAACCGTGGGACAACCCCTGCCGGGAAATCCGGCTCCAGGTAACACCAACATTGGCAATATCTCTTCCGGCAACGATGCCCCTGCCTATCAATACAGTCTGACGGTGAAAGGGCGACTTTCGTCTCCCGAAGAGTTCGGCAATATCATCTTGCGAACAGAAGCGGGCGGGAGAGTGCTTCGCCTCCGTGATGTGGCTCACATCGACCTTGGCTCCGCATCCTACAGCGTCGTATCCCGGCTGAACGGCCAACCTACCGCCGCCATCGCCATCTATCAGCAACCGGGTTCCAATTCGCTGGATGTATCCAAAGGTGTGAAAGAGAAGATGCAGGAACTGTCAGAATCGTTCCCCAGCGGTATCCATTATAGCGTAACCTTGGATACGACGGACGTCATCCACGCTTCAGTAGACGAAGTGCTGGTAACTTTCCTGGAAACAACCCTGCTTGTAGTACTCGTTATCTTCCTTTTCCTGCAGAACTGGCGGGCGGTTATCATCCCGTGTATCACCATTCCCGTATCACTCATCGGTACTCTGGCAGTGATGGCGCTCTTCGGATTCTCCATCAATACACTGACACTGTTCGGATTGATACTTGCCGTGGCCATTGTGGTGGATGACGCCATTGTGGTGGTGGAAAACTCCACGCGTTTGCTTGATACGGGGCAGTACAGTGCCCGGCAGGCGGTCATTCAGGCGATGGGAGAGATCACCGGTCCGATTGTGGGCGTAGTGCTGGTGTTGCTTGCCGTATTTATTCCTACAATGCTCGTCAGCGGTATCTCCGGACAGCTTTATAAGCAGTTTGCGCTGACTATTGCTGCCAGCACCGTGCTAAGTGGTTTCAACTCGCTGACACTGACTCCGGCATTGTGCGCCTTGATATTACAACCCACGAAGCCTGCGCAGTCGCCACTTTTCCGGGGCTTCAACTTCGTGTACGACAAGACACAAGGGATATATGATAAAACCGTGGGCTGGCTGCTCCGGCGTCCTGCTGCTGCACTGTTGTCTTATGCCGGGTTTACGGCACTCGCTGTGATCCTGTTTATAAAGTGGCCCAGCACCTTTATTCCCGAAGAAGATGACGGGTATTTTCTTGCTGTGGTGCAATTGCCGCCCGCTTCAAGTCTGGAACGCACAGAAGCTGTCGGACGTGAGATCAATGAAATCCTCAACAGCTATCCCGAAGTGAAAAATTATATCGGCATATCCGGCTTCTCTGTCATGGGAGGCGGGGAACAGAGTAATTCCGGCACCTATTTCGTTATCTTGAAGAACTGGGACGAGCGTAAAGGAAGGGAACATACGGCCCAGTCTGTAGTAAATCGTTTCAATGCGCAGGCTTATGGAATTCAGGAAGCAGAAGTTTTTGCCATGGTACCCCCTGCCATTCCCGGACTCGGTGCTACGGGCGGTCTACAGCTACAAGTAGAGGATCGTAACAACCTCGGTGCCACAGAAATGCAACATGCCGTAGAGACGCTGATGGCAACCTATCACACCAAACCTGCATTAGCATCCGTCAGCAGTCAGTACCAGGCTAATGTACCCCAGTATTTCCTGAACATCGACCGGGATAAAGTACAATTGATGGGTATTCCGCTGAATAGTGTCTTTACTTCCTTAGGTTACTACATGGGAGCTGCTTATGTGAACGATTTCGTTGAGTTCGGCCGCATCTATCAGGTAAAGCTCGGTGCACGGGACCGTGCCCAACGAATCATTGACGATGTACTGAAGTTGAGTGTACAGAATGCATCGGGAGAGATGGTACCGTTTTCAGCCTTTATGCGGGTAGAGGAACAGTTGGGAATGGACCAGATCAACCGTTACAATATGTATTCCACTGCCTCCGTCACTTGCAACGTAGCCTCGGGAAGCAGTTCCGGAGAGGCGATACAGCAAATGGAGGCACTCTTTAAGGAGCAACTGGGTGATGAATTTGGTTATGAATGGACGTCAGTAGCCTATCAGGAGACACAGGCAGGAACAACGACAACCGTTGTGTTTGTAATGGCGTTACTTGTTGCCTTCCTGGTACTTGCAGCACAGTACGAGAGTTGGACGAGCCCGGTAGCTGCGGTCATCGGGCTTCCGGTAGCATTGTTGGGAGCGATGATTGGCTGTCTCATCATGGGAACACCTGTCAGCATCTATACACAAATCGGTATTATCCTGCTTGTGGCACTGTCGGCAAAGAATGGTATTCTGATTGTAGAATTCGCCCGCGATTTCCGTGCACAAGGCAACTCCATTCGTGATGCGGCGTTCCAGGCAGGGCATATCCGCTTGCGGCCTATCCTGATGACATCCCTGGCATTTGTATTCGGTGTGATGCCATTGCTGTTTGCTACGGGTGCAGGAGCGGAAAGCCGTATTGCACTAGGAGCTGCCGTCGTGTTTGGTATGGCATTGAATACATTGCTTGCCACAGTCTATATCCCTAATTTCTATGAGTTGATGCAGAAGATACAGGAAAAATTGGGAAAGAAGCAGATAGAAGAAAAGACTGAGAAGGTTTAG
- a CDS encoding efflux RND transporter periplasmic adaptor subunit — protein sequence MKNEMYIILTLIPLLAGCGDKKKAAREAMPVPEISVASPVVKDITLTKEYPGYLSSEKTVDLVARVNGTLQTIAYAPGSRVRKGQVLFVIEPTIYQDNVEQAEAELNTARANLEYARNNYARMLEAVKSDAVSQIQVLQSKSNVATSQAAVSNAEAALNTARTNLGYCTVRAPFDGTVSRNQVDVGSYVGGSLQPVTLATIYKDDLLYTYFNITDNQWLAMLMQQGTAQQKDTLPRQITVNLGEDGIQPYPATLDYFAPNVDLSTGTLNLRARLDNPKGLLKSGLYVSITLPYGKESQAILIPDASIGTDQLGKYVYVVNDSDMVRYRHIEVGQLIDDSLRQITGGLSPQERYVTRALMKVREGMKVKPISK from the coding sequence ATGAAAAATGAAATGTACATCATCCTCACGCTGATTCCACTGCTGGCGGGATGTGGGGACAAAAAAAAAGCAGCGCGCGAAGCGATGCCCGTTCCGGAGATAAGCGTAGCCAGCCCGGTGGTGAAAGACATCACACTGACTAAAGAGTATCCGGGTTATCTGAGTTCGGAAAAGACCGTTGACCTGGTGGCACGGGTGAACGGGACCTTGCAAACCATCGCCTATGCTCCGGGAAGCAGAGTCCGGAAAGGGCAGGTGTTGTTCGTCATCGAACCCACTATTTACCAGGACAATGTAGAACAGGCGGAAGCGGAACTGAACACCGCCCGAGCCAATCTGGAATATGCCCGGAACAACTATGCCCGTATGCTGGAAGCTGTGAAAAGCGATGCTGTAAGCCAGATACAGGTGTTACAGTCGAAATCGAATGTTGCCACTTCGCAAGCGGCAGTCAGCAATGCCGAAGCTGCGCTGAATACAGCACGCACGAACCTGGGTTACTGCACAGTCCGGGCGCCGTTTGACGGAACTGTCAGCCGGAATCAAGTCGATGTGGGCAGTTATGTAGGAGGAAGTCTGCAGCCAGTTACCCTTGCCACGATCTATAAAGATGACCTGTTATATACATACTTCAATATCACTGATAACCAGTGGCTTGCCATGTTGATGCAACAAGGAACCGCACAACAGAAAGATACACTACCCCGGCAAATCACTGTTAACTTAGGGGAAGACGGCATACAACCGTATCCTGCCACACTCGATTACTTCGCACCAAATGTAGACCTAAGCACCGGAACTCTGAATCTGCGTGCCCGCCTGGACAACCCGAAAGGTTTACTGAAAAGCGGACTTTATGTCAGCATCACCTTGCCATACGGCAAAGAATCGCAGGCAATACTGATACCGGACGCGTCCATCGGGACCGATCAATTGGGAAAATATGTATATGTAGTGAACGATTCCGATATGGTGCGATATCGCCACATCGAGGTAGGACAGTTGATAGACGACAGTCTGCGGCAAATAACCGGCGGACTCTCGCCACAGGAACGCTACGTCACCCGGGCACTGATGAAAGTGCGGGAAGGGATGAAAGTAAAGCCCATCAGCAAATAA
- a CDS encoding TolC family protein — MKIKAWGSVLLLSCLCSAVTAQNGNHYLEKPLPRGWGNTVAPNSKTVPTSAGTANSSMASANDNLFGGQILPVDDQWWKAFNDPMLDSLISVASGENYSVLAAIDRMEQARASLRMERSNFFPSITLNGGWLRQQSSGNTTELPQSITHYYDASLNASWELDIFGSIRQRVKAQRESFQASREEYISVQISLCAQVASAYINLRELQQELQVVMHNCRTQEEVLNITEVRYNTGLVSKLDVAQAKSVYFSTKASVPQLESGISQYINSLAILLGTYPQEIRPILERIGKLPDYMEPVGVGLPADLLLRRPDVRQAERLVNAQAALLGASKSDWLPQVFLKGSVGYAARDLKDLTQRKSMTFEIAPTLSWTLFSGTKLVNATKQARAQLDEAVHNFNETVLTAVQETDNAMNNYRNSIKQIVALREVRNQGEETLKLSLELYKQGLSPFQNVLDALRSLLTYENQLTQAEGSSLLYLVSLYQALGGGYKEN; from the coding sequence ATGAAGATTAAAGCTTGGGGCAGCGTGCTGCTCTTATCGTGCCTATGTTCCGCCGTCACGGCACAGAATGGCAACCATTATTTGGAAAAACCGTTGCCCCGAGGCTGGGGGAATACGGTGGCTCCGAACTCTAAAACGGTCCCTACTTCCGCAGGAACCGCTAATTCTAGCATGGCATCCGCGAATGACAACTTATTCGGCGGACAAATATTACCGGTAGACGACCAGTGGTGGAAAGCATTCAACGACCCGATGCTGGACTCGCTAATCAGCGTGGCATCCGGCGAAAACTATTCCGTACTTGCAGCTATAGACCGCATGGAACAGGCACGTGCTAGCCTGCGGATGGAGCGCAGTAATTTTTTCCCTTCTATTACTTTAAATGGCGGATGGCTCCGCCAGCAAAGCAGTGGCAACACTACCGAATTGCCCCAATCCATCACGCATTATTATGATGCGTCACTCAATGCCAGTTGGGAACTGGATATATTCGGAAGCATCCGGCAACGGGTGAAGGCACAACGGGAATCATTCCAAGCCAGCCGTGAAGAGTACATCTCCGTACAGATATCCCTATGCGCACAAGTCGCTTCGGCCTACATCAACTTGCGGGAGCTACAACAAGAACTGCAGGTGGTAATGCATAACTGCCGGACGCAGGAGGAAGTGCTCAACATCACCGAAGTACGCTACAACACGGGACTTGTATCGAAACTGGATGTAGCACAGGCTAAATCAGTGTATTTCAGCACTAAAGCATCTGTTCCGCAACTGGAATCCGGAATCAGCCAATACATCAACTCGCTGGCTATTCTGCTGGGAACTTATCCGCAGGAAATACGCCCCATATTGGAAAGAATCGGGAAATTGCCCGACTACATGGAACCTGTTGGAGTAGGATTACCCGCCGATTTATTGCTCCGTCGTCCCGATGTGCGCCAGGCCGAAAGACTGGTTAATGCACAAGCCGCACTATTGGGAGCCAGCAAAAGCGACTGGCTGCCACAAGTATTCCTGAAAGGATCTGTAGGATATGCCGCCCGGGATCTGAAAGACCTGACCCAACGGAAAAGCATGACATTTGAAATAGCCCCGACCCTCAGTTGGACACTGTTCAGCGGAACAAAGCTGGTGAATGCTACCAAACAGGCACGTGCACAACTGGATGAAGCGGTGCATAACTTCAACGAAACCGTGCTTACCGCTGTACAGGAAACGGACAATGCGATGAATAATTACCGGAATTCCATCAAGCAGATTGTCGCCCTCCGGGAAGTACGAAATCAGGGAGAAGAGACGCTGAAACTCTCTCTAGAGCTTTATAAACAGGGGCTTAGTCCTTTCCAGAATGTACTGGATGCACTCCGTTCGCTACTGACGTACGAAAACCAGTTGACGCAGGCGGAGGGTAGTTCACTGCTGTATCTGGTGTCATTGTACCAGGCACTGGGGGGAGGATATAAAGAGAACTGA
- a CDS encoding zinc ribbon domain-containing protein, with translation MAKEAKKDPQELTVEQKLKALFQLQTMLSKIDEIKTLRGELPLEVQDLEDEIAGLSTRIDRIKAEVAELKSAIATKRVEIETSKASIAKYKEQQENVRNNHEYDFLSKEIEFQTLEMELCDKRIKEFAAQEQEKSAEAAKSTEALDERQKDLDVKKNELDEIIAETKQEEEKLRDKAKELETKIEPRLLQSFKRIRKNSRNGLGIVYVQRDACGGCFNKIPPQRQLDIRSRKKIIVCEYCGRIMIDPELAGVTLEHKEEVKEKTTRRRKTAE, from the coding sequence ATGGCTAAAGAAGCAAAAAAAGATCCTCAGGAATTGACCGTGGAGCAGAAGTTGAAAGCCCTGTTCCAGTTGCAGACTATGTTGTCTAAGATTGATGAAATCAAGACTTTAAGAGGTGAACTTCCGCTGGAAGTACAGGACTTGGAAGATGAAATCGCCGGTCTGAGCACTCGTATCGACAGAATTAAGGCAGAAGTAGCCGAACTGAAATCCGCCATCGCTACCAAGAGAGTGGAGATTGAAACTTCAAAAGCTTCTATCGCAAAATACAAGGAACAACAAGAGAATGTACGCAACAACCATGAGTACGACTTCCTGAGCAAAGAAATCGAATTCCAGACTCTGGAAATGGAGCTTTGCGATAAGAGAATCAAAGAGTTCGCTGCACAGGAACAGGAGAAATCTGCTGAAGCTGCAAAGAGCACAGAAGCGTTGGATGAAAGACAGAAAGACCTGGACGTTAAGAAGAACGAACTGGATGAAATCATCGCTGAAACTAAGCAAGAAGAAGAAAAGCTGAGAGACAAAGCCAAAGAACTTGAAACTAAGATCGAACCGCGCTTGCTCCAATCTTTCAAGCGTATCCGTAAGAACTCTCGCAACGGATTGGGTATCGTATATGTACAACGTGATGCTTGTGGTGGTTGTTTCAACAAAATCCCGCCCCAGAGACAACTGGATATCCGTTCTCGTAAGAAAATCATCGTTTGCGAGTATTGCGGACGTATCATGATTGACCCGGAATTGGCTGGTGTAACCCTCGAACACAAGGAAGAGGTAAAGGAAAAGACAACGAGAAGAAGAAAGACTGCGGAATAA
- a CDS encoding Nif3-like dinuclear metal center hexameric protein, producing the protein MRIKEIVSALERFAPLPLQDGFDNAGLQIGLTEAEATGALLCLDVTEAVLDEAITLGYNLVISHHPLIFKGYKSITGRDYVERCIMKAIKNDIVIYSSHTNLDNAPGGVNFKIAEKIGLSNVRVLEAKENALVKLVTFVPTAQAEDVRKALFAAGCGCIGNYDACSYNVEGEGTFRAQEGSHPFCGSIGELHTEKEVRIETVLPAYKKSEVIKALLSVHPYEEPAFDLFPLQNSWTQAGAGVIGELETPETELEFLKRIKKTFEVGCLKHNKLTGREIQTVALCGGAGAFLMPLAIRNGADVFITGEIKYHDYFGHDTDILLAEIGHYESEQYTKEIFYTIIRELFPNLALQQCKVNTNPIKYL; encoded by the coding sequence ATGAGAATTAAGGAGATAGTAAGCGCCCTTGAACGGTTCGCGCCTCTGCCATTGCAAGACGGATTTGATAATGCCGGCCTGCAAATCGGATTGACAGAAGCGGAAGCAACAGGGGCTTTGTTGTGTCTTGACGTCACTGAAGCCGTGCTGGACGAGGCGATTACGTTAGGGTACAATCTTGTCATATCCCATCATCCGCTGATATTCAAAGGGTATAAATCCATTACGGGCAGGGACTATGTAGAGCGTTGTATCATGAAAGCAATCAAGAATGATATCGTAATCTACTCATCACATACCAACCTGGACAATGCTCCGGGAGGTGTGAACTTCAAGATTGCCGAGAAAATAGGATTGAGTAATGTACGTGTGCTGGAAGCCAAAGAGAATGCTTTGGTAAAATTGGTGACTTTTGTACCCACAGCACAGGCGGAAGATGTTCGTAAGGCTTTGTTTGCAGCCGGATGCGGTTGTATAGGAAACTACGACGCATGCAGCTACAATGTAGAAGGAGAGGGAACTTTCCGCGCCCAGGAGGGTAGCCACCCGTTCTGTGGAAGCATCGGAGAGTTGCATACGGAAAAGGAAGTGCGGATAGAAACCGTATTACCTGCCTACAAGAAATCGGAAGTCATCAAAGCTCTACTGAGCGTCCATCCGTATGAGGAACCTGCATTCGACCTATTTCCTTTGCAGAATAGCTGGACACAGGCTGGGGCAGGAGTTATCGGAGAACTGGAAACACCGGAAACGGAGTTGGAGTTCCTGAAACGCATCAAGAAGACCTTTGAAGTAGGCTGCCTGAAGCATAATAAGCTGACCGGACGTGAAATACAGACCGTGGCGCTGTGTGGAGGAGCCGGAGCATTCCTGATGCCGCTTGCCATACGCAACGGTGCAGACGTGTTCATCACCGGAGAAATCAAGTATCACGATTACTTCGGACACGATACGGATATTCTGTTGGCAGAGATAGGACATTACGAAAGCGAACAATATACAAAAGAAATATTCTATACAATAATCCGGGAGTTGTTTCCTAACCTTGCGCTGCAACAGTGCAAAGTGAATACCAACCCCATAAAATATTTATAA
- a CDS encoding DUF4891 domain-containing protein produces the protein MKALLFPFFVLLCILFSCQPSPKAQDGDEEDAQEEFVDTTPKATAIFWIDKNKKLPSYMSGKPVPIRTLKAQVEIDTVGSVEVLSYVKSQTKSVERHINWCLETFKVKKVLMDSAYIKPGIQYVQLRYTPSKMKD, from the coding sequence ATGAAAGCATTACTTTTTCCGTTTTTCGTTTTATTATGCATTCTTTTCTCGTGCCAACCCTCACCCAAAGCCCAGGATGGCGACGAAGAGGATGCACAAGAGGAATTTGTGGATACTACGCCGAAGGCTACGGCTATTTTCTGGATAGATAAGAATAAGAAGCTACCCAGTTATATGTCTGGAAAACCGGTTCCCATACGTACCTTAAAGGCGCAAGTTGAAATAGATACGGTAGGAAGTGTTGAGGTGCTTTCTTATGTGAAGTCACAGACAAAATCTGTAGAAAGGCATATCAACTGGTGTCTTGAGACGTTTAAAGTAAAGAAAGTACTGATGGATAGTGCTTACATTAAGCCGGGTATACAGTATGTACAGCTTCGTTACACTCCGTCCAAAATGAAAGATTAA
- a CDS encoding ABC transporter permease, whose product MGTIDISYTSLAIGLLLLLIPLFYLWKFRTGLLWVTVIGIARMIVQLFFIGIYLKYLFLWNNPWINFLWVIIMIFVAAQTALARTQLKRKILFIPISIGFLCSVVCIGMYFIAIVLRLENVFSAQYFIPIFGILMGNMLSSNVVALNAYYSGLKREQQLYRYLLGNGATKAEAQAPFIKQAIIKSFSPLIANIAVMGLVALPGTMIGQILGGSSPNVAIKYQMMIMVITFTASMLSLMITISLASRKSFDANGKLLEVMVEKKEKNKKR is encoded by the coding sequence GTGGGAACTATCGACATATCATATACCAGTTTAGCCATCGGATTGTTGCTGTTGCTCATTCCGCTGTTCTATTTGTGGAAGTTCAGGACAGGGTTATTATGGGTTACCGTGATTGGTATCGCACGGATGATTGTACAACTTTTCTTTATCGGTATCTACCTGAAATACTTGTTTCTGTGGAATAACCCGTGGATCAACTTCCTGTGGGTGATTATTATGATATTCGTCGCCGCACAAACCGCTTTGGCACGCACCCAGTTGAAACGGAAAATACTGTTTATTCCTATCTCCATCGGCTTTTTATGCAGCGTTGTCTGCATCGGCATGTACTTCATTGCGATTGTATTACGGCTGGAAAATGTGTTCAGTGCCCAGTATTTTATTCCGATATTCGGTATCCTGATGGGAAACATGCTATCCAGCAATGTTGTTGCGCTGAATGCCTATTACAGCGGATTGAAACGGGAACAGCAATTGTATCGCTATCTGCTTGGCAATGGTGCCACAAAGGCAGAAGCACAGGCGCCTTTTATCAAACAGGCTATCATAAAATCTTTTAGTCCGTTAATTGCCAATATTGCCGTTATGGGTCTGGTGGCACTGCCCGGCACAATGATCGGACAAATCCTGGGAGGTAGTAGTCCGAATGTTGCCATCAAATATCAGATGATGATTATGGTGATAACCTTCACGGCATCCATGCTTTCACTGATGATTACCATCTCGCTGGCATCGCGTAAGTCGTTCGATGCTAACGGAAAATTGCTGGAAGTTATGGTAGAGAAGAAGGAAAAGAATAAAAAACGTTAA